The following are from one region of the Paenibacillus bovis genome:
- a CDS encoding STM4015 family protein, producing MEIKLSVDFDAYEDGVKLAPLIEELAQDAEKSQALTSLIIGDWGAAYEESAQEFLPTLIAASSHFPNLRKLFIGDMSYEECEVSWINQTNLGPLLAAYPQLESFIIKGSTDLALEPLEHARLQELTIICGGLPSTVLQSILKAKLPELRKLELYLGVDNYGFDGDLERDILPFLYENPFLKLTSLGLKDSELQDEIAIAAANAPVLQQLEELDLSEGTLTDKGGEALLNSEAVRSLKHLNLNYHYMSDSLVLKWRSSGVNVTLDDQQDLDDEWRYPSLTE from the coding sequence ATGGAAATCAAATTGAGTGTGGATTTTGATGCTTATGAAGATGGCGTCAAACTGGCTCCCCTGATTGAAGAACTGGCACAGGATGCCGAGAAAAGCCAGGCTCTGACCAGTCTGATCATCGGCGACTGGGGCGCTGCCTATGAAGAGTCGGCGCAGGAATTTCTGCCGACGCTGATTGCAGCAAGCAGTCATTTCCCCAATTTGCGCAAACTGTTTATCGGTGATATGAGCTACGAAGAGTGCGAAGTATCCTGGATCAACCAGACCAATCTGGGTCCACTGCTGGCGGCCTATCCGCAGCTGGAATCTTTTATCATCAAAGGCAGTACAGATCTTGCGCTGGAACCGCTGGAACATGCGCGTTTGCAGGAACTGACGATTATCTGTGGCGGATTGCCATCGACAGTGCTGCAATCGATCCTGAAAGCCAAGCTGCCGGAACTGCGCAAGCTGGAACTGTATCTGGGCGTGGACAATTACGGGTTTGATGGGGATCTGGAGCGGGATATTCTGCCTTTCCTGTACGAGAATCCATTTCTCAAACTGACCTCTCTCGGACTCAAGGACAGTGAGCTGCAGGACGAGATTGCGATCGCCGCAGCTAATGCACCGGTACTGCAGCAGCTGGAAGAACTGGATCTGTCCGAAGGCACATTAACGGACAAAGGCGGAGAAGCGCTGCTAAATAGCGAAGCGGTGCGGAGTTTGAAGCATCTTAATCTGAATTATCATTATATGTCGGATAGCCTGGTGCTCAAATGGCGCAGCAGCGGAGTGAATGTTACACTCGACGATCAGCAGGATCTGGATGATGAGTGGCGTTATCCGTCACTGACGGAGTAA
- a CDS encoding arsenic resistance protein has product MTREALERQQIWIYLLLLVLGIFIGTFAPAGGATLDILLSPLLAILLYSMFVQIPFIHIRKSMGNAIFMTALLLVNFVIVPLVVGLLILLFPQPTPVLIGICLVLLTPCIDYVIVFTGLGRGNEQLMLAATPLLLIVQLILLPFYLRLFVGTSAAKIMQAGPFISTFIMLILIPLLLAIITQLWAKRRPTGSRWQQLTAWLPVPMMGLVLLVITASQIHRVYEDMEIVIGVLPIYVLFALLMPVIASLVARIFRLDLGAGRALIFSSSTRNSLVVLPLALALPPSWALTAAAVIVTQTMIELIAELIYIRVVPSLLMRSQTAEKERLPAGN; this is encoded by the coding sequence ATGACAAGAGAAGCTCTCGAACGTCAACAAATCTGGATTTATCTACTGCTGCTTGTACTCGGTATCTTTATCGGTACTTTTGCGCCTGCAGGCGGAGCGACACTGGACATACTCCTGTCTCCTTTGCTGGCGATATTGTTATACAGCATGTTTGTACAGATCCCTTTTATACATATCAGAAAAAGCATGGGCAATGCAATATTCATGACTGCCCTGCTGCTTGTTAATTTTGTAATCGTGCCCCTGGTTGTAGGGCTATTGATCCTGCTGTTCCCGCAGCCAACACCGGTCCTGATCGGAATCTGCCTCGTGCTGCTGACTCCCTGCATTGACTATGTGATCGTATTTACCGGACTGGGACGCGGCAATGAACAGCTGATGCTGGCAGCGACACCACTGCTCCTTATTGTACAGCTGATTCTGCTGCCATTCTACCTTCGCCTTTTTGTCGGTACATCGGCGGCGAAGATCATGCAGGCCGGGCCTTTTATTTCTACATTTATTATGCTGATCCTGATTCCGCTGCTGCTGGCGATCATTACCCAGCTGTGGGCGAAGCGGCGGCCCACCGGCAGTCGATGGCAGCAGCTGACCGCCTGGCTGCCCGTTCCCATGATGGGGCTGGTACTATTGGTAATTACCGCTTCACAGATTCACCGGGTATATGAGGATATGGAGATTGTCATCGGCGTACTGCCGATCTATGTACTATTTGCACTTTTAATGCCTGTGATAGCAAGTCTGGTCGCGCGAATCTTCCGGCTGGATCTTGGTGCAGGCCGGGCGCTGATCTTCAGCTCCAGCACACGCAATTCGCTGGTTGTGCTGCCGTTGGCCCTTGCGCTGCCTCCCTCATGGGCGCTTACTGCTGCCGCTGTAATCGTAACCCAGACGATGATCGAACTGATCGCGGAGCTGATCTATATCCGGGTCGTCCCCTCCCTGCTGATGCGTTCACAGACTGCTGAGAAGGAAAGGCTCCCGGCGGGTAATTAA
- a CDS encoding STM4014 family protein has product MALSVTDGVMRSYTILFGNPGNKRTTGWQQALQYHGQPAAMEVPYIRLLQAIRAGDRLIDLLESLIRRQDNRRLIQAGASFPSMNKHSVAGNEKAAESGHPVSLEDNEWSNHRMHMDNIAEKQVLTANLRSGPLTLRLDAPGENIAVERGLIALGADDAEGWTNDDLLPLPDHTQGSSIAAALARRLEPYHGRVLYPAQWFRGWCRLLSWLRAEVQRDLPCGRWMNDPVEAALMFDKRRCSNWLDQAGVNVPNALAPSVEEIPSSYDSLRQLMEQQKIHRVFVKLFCGSGASGVIAYQYHPRTGAEIASTTVGIEQWNGETIIYNSGRLRRYTDHGTIRRIIDWVGQEGMHVERWISKDMLDGKAYDIRQLVCGGQAGHAVVRLSRTPITNLHLRNERMLLEQTGLSAAIRENIQATALAGLAAFPGSFCAGMDVLVPAGGGMPLIADVNPFGDLLYYVQHQEMGAYEWELARWLERK; this is encoded by the coding sequence GTGGCGTTATCCGTCACTGACGGAGTAATGCGTTCTTATACGATTCTGTTTGGTAATCCCGGCAATAAACGAACGACCGGCTGGCAGCAGGCTCTGCAGTATCATGGACAGCCTGCTGCGATGGAGGTTCCCTATATCCGGTTGCTGCAGGCGATTCGTGCAGGCGATCGCCTGATTGATCTATTGGAAAGTCTGATTCGGAGGCAGGATAACAGGCGTCTTATCCAGGCAGGAGCCTCTTTTCCATCCATGAATAAACATAGTGTCGCAGGGAACGAAAAAGCAGCTGAATCGGGACATCCTGTCTCTTTGGAGGATAACGAATGGTCTAATCACAGGATGCACATGGATAATATTGCAGAAAAGCAGGTGTTAACAGCGAATCTGCGATCCGGTCCGCTCACCCTGCGTCTGGATGCACCGGGTGAGAATATAGCAGTAGAGCGTGGATTGATTGCCCTGGGAGCCGACGATGCCGAAGGCTGGACCAATGATGATCTGCTGCCTCTACCTGATCATACACAGGGAAGTTCGATAGCAGCCGCCCTTGCCAGACGGCTGGAACCATATCATGGACGTGTGCTGTATCCGGCCCAGTGGTTCCGTGGCTGGTGCCGATTACTGTCCTGGCTGCGCGCGGAAGTGCAGCGTGACCTGCCCTGTGGCAGATGGATGAATGATCCGGTGGAAGCCGCTCTTATGTTCGACAAACGTCGCTGCTCCAATTGGCTGGATCAGGCAGGGGTAAATGTACCGAATGCACTGGCTCCCTCTGTTGAAGAAATACCGAGCAGCTATGATTCGCTGCGACAGCTGATGGAGCAGCAGAAAATACACCGCGTATTTGTCAAACTGTTCTGCGGTTCCGGTGCTTCGGGTGTGATTGCCTACCAGTATCATCCCCGTACAGGAGCAGAGATTGCTTCGACTACAGTAGGGATCGAGCAGTGGAACGGAGAGACGATCATTTACAATTCCGGCAGACTTCGGCGGTATACCGATCACGGGACGATCCGCCGAATTATAGACTGGGTAGGACAGGAAGGCATGCATGTGGAGCGCTGGATCAGCAAAGACATGCTGGATGGCAAAGCTTACGATATACGCCAGCTCGTCTGCGGCGGACAGGCTGGTCACGCGGTAGTACGGCTCAGCCGGACACCGATAACGAATCTGCATCTGCGCAATGAACGGATGCTGCTGGAGCAAACCGGTCTGTCCGCAGCGATCAGGGAAAATATCCAGGCTACGGCACTGGCTGGTCTTGCTGCATTTCCGGGTTCTTTTTGTGCGGGTATGGATGTGCTTGTGCCTGCCGGCGGAGGTATGCCGCTGATCGCGGATGTGAATCCGTTTGGTGATTTGCTTTATTATGTACAGCATCAGGAGATGGGCGCCTATGAATGGGAGCTCGCCCGCTGGCTGGAAAGGAAATAA
- a CDS encoding XTP/dITP diphosphatase, whose product MKKVSGNTVIVATRNKGKVLEFTHALAPYGLEVRSMYDYPDLPEVVEDGTTFAENAFKKAKTVADALGVPVLADDSGLCVDRLDGAPGVYSARYAGEQATDADNNAKLLDALEQLQLGEDTEQPLLSTARFVCSLVLYDPATGEKLTAEGTVEGWITSEPSGNKGFGYDPLFYVPSENKTMADLTIEQKQSISHRGAALRSLVAQLEQ is encoded by the coding sequence ATGAAAAAGGTGAGCGGCAATACCGTTATTGTTGCGACCCGAAATAAAGGCAAAGTGCTCGAATTTACGCATGCCCTGGCTCCGTATGGACTGGAAGTGCGCAGTATGTATGATTATCCGGATCTGCCGGAAGTTGTAGAAGACGGCACAACGTTTGCCGAGAATGCGTTCAAAAAAGCGAAAACGGTCGCTGATGCACTGGGTGTACCGGTACTCGCAGACGATTCCGGTCTTTGTGTCGATCGTCTTGACGGCGCGCCGGGTGTATATTCGGCCCGTTATGCCGGGGAACAGGCAACCGATGCCGACAATAACGCCAAGCTGCTGGATGCGCTGGAGCAGCTGCAGCTGGGTGAAGATACCGAACAGCCGCTGCTTAGTACGGCACGTTTTGTATGCAGCCTGGTATTGTATGATCCGGCAACCGGTGAAAAGCTGACCGCCGAAGGAACCGTGGAAGGCTGGATTACTTCCGAACCGTCAGGCAATAAGGGATTCGGCTATGATCCGCTGTTCTATGTTCCTTCCGAGAACAAGACCATGGCTGATCTGACCATCGAGCAGAAGCAGAGTATCAGCCACCGCGGTGCTGCACTGCGCAGTCTGGTTGCCCAGCTGGAACAATAA
- a CDS encoding phosphatidylglycerophosphatase A: MENKESGKMPYSLHSLNVEQATREWLTKRGVSIREIAELVLFLQQSYYPDLTIEECEQSVNKVLMKREVQNALLTGVQLDILAEKGQLISPLQEMIENDEGLYGVDEILAFAIVNVYGSIGFTNYGYIDKLKPGVLGRLNDKSLGPIHTFFDDIVGAIAAAASSRIAHGRQMDDEQHLVDTAQVELPEDDEANEH, translated from the coding sequence ATGGAAAATAAAGAATCCGGCAAAATGCCTTATAGTCTGCACAGTCTGAACGTAGAGCAGGCGACCCGGGAATGGCTGACCAAGCGCGGAGTCAGCATACGCGAAATTGCGGAGCTGGTCCTTTTTCTCCAGCAGAGCTATTATCCGGATCTGACGATTGAAGAGTGCGAGCAGAGTGTCAACAAGGTACTAATGAAGCGCGAAGTACAAAATGCGCTGCTGACAGGAGTACAGCTGGATATTCTCGCAGAAAAAGGGCAGCTGATCTCGCCGCTGCAGGAGATGATCGAGAATGACGAAGGATTGTACGGAGTCGATGAGATTCTGGCCTTTGCGATTGTAAATGTATATGGCAGTATCGGGTTCACCAACTATGGTTATATCGACAAACTGAAGCCCGGTGTACTGGGACGGTTGAACGACAAGAGTCTGGGCCCCATCCATACGTTCTTTGACGATATTGTCGGTGCGATTGCAGCCGCAGCCAGCAGCCGGATTGCTCACGGACGACAGATGGATGATGAGCAGCATCTTGTCGATACCGCCCAGGTAGAATTACCCGAAGATGATGAAGCCAACGAACATTGA
- the rph gene encoding ribonuclease PH, giving the protein MRINGRQQNELRPLKITPNVNKYAEGSVYIEVGDTKVLCTASVEERVPHFMKGQGRGWVTAEYSMLPRATQTRNQREAAKGKLGGRTMEIQRLIGRALRSIVDLQALGERTITVDCDVIQADGGTRTTSITGSFVALAMAMDKLAVQHKLARFPITDYLASVSVGIVGDRAVLDLNYEEDSKAKVDMNVVMTGTGEFVELQGTGEDRPFTRKELDQMLELGEQGIQQMIELQKEVLGPIALKITSGQAGAQV; this is encoded by the coding sequence ATGAGAATCAATGGACGGCAGCAAAATGAATTGCGCCCTTTGAAAATAACACCCAATGTCAATAAATACGCGGAAGGTTCCGTGTATATCGAAGTAGGAGATACCAAAGTACTGTGCACAGCTTCGGTCGAAGAACGTGTTCCTCATTTTATGAAAGGACAGGGTAGAGGCTGGGTTACCGCCGAGTACTCGATGCTGCCACGCGCAACCCAGACACGCAACCAGCGTGAAGCCGCCAAAGGCAAGCTGGGCGGACGCACTATGGAAATCCAGCGTCTGATCGGACGCGCACTGCGCTCGATCGTAGACTTGCAGGCACTTGGTGAGCGTACCATTACCGTAGACTGTGACGTGATCCAGGCAGATGGCGGTACACGCACTACGTCTATCACCGGATCATTTGTAGCACTGGCAATGGCAATGGACAAACTGGCAGTACAGCACAAGCTGGCACGTTTCCCGATTACCGATTATCTGGCTTCGGTCAGCGTAGGTATCGTAGGCGACCGTGCAGTACTGGATCTGAACTATGAAGAAGATTCCAAAGCCAAAGTCGATATGAACGTCGTTATGACGGGTACCGGTGAATTTGTAGAGCTGCAGGGAACCGGCGAAGATCGTCCATTTACCCGCAAAGAGCTGGATCAGATGCTGGAGCTGGGTGAACAGGGTATTCAGCAGATGATTGAGCTGCAAAAAGAAGTCCTCGGACCGATCGCGCTCAAAATCACGAGCGGACAGGCAGGCGCACAGGTATGA
- a CDS encoding STM4013/SEN3800 family hydrolase has product MINMNEVVGSHDIVMITLDTLRYDAAKLEEENCPNLCRSGSWEKRHTPGSFTYAAHHAFFGGFLPTPANTDKASHVRLFHGKNSGLRTNPNTWLFDAPDIVSGLAGEGYRTICIGGVIFFTKKNKLSKVLPGYFQESYWRMNFGVTNPRSTENQVNHALKLLDGADEQQKLFLFMNVSAIHGPNHYFIPGTHYDSVDSQRAALRYVDGELGRLFEALRKRQRPVFCLVFSDHGTAYGEDGYEGHRLAHEVVWNVPYREFFL; this is encoded by the coding sequence ATGATCAATATGAACGAAGTGGTAGGCAGCCATGATATTGTGATGATTACGCTGGATACGCTGCGCTACGATGCTGCCAAACTGGAAGAAGAGAACTGTCCGAATCTATGCCGATCAGGTTCCTGGGAAAAGCGCCATACGCCGGGCAGCTTTACGTATGCGGCGCATCATGCTTTTTTTGGCGGCTTCCTGCCGACACCTGCCAATACGGACAAGGCTTCTCATGTACGTCTGTTCCACGGCAAAAACAGCGGACTGCGCACAAATCCGAATACATGGCTGTTTGACGCGCCGGATATCGTGTCCGGACTCGCCGGGGAAGGCTACCGGACGATCTGTATCGGTGGCGTGATCTTTTTTACTAAAAAAAATAAATTATCCAAAGTGCTGCCCGGTTATTTCCAGGAAAGCTACTGGCGGATGAATTTTGGTGTGACCAATCCGCGTTCGACTGAAAATCAGGTAAACCACGCGCTTAAACTGCTGGATGGCGCGGACGAGCAGCAAAAATTGTTTTTGTTTATGAATGTGTCTGCGATCCATGGACCCAATCATTATTTTATTCCTGGTACCCACTATGATTCGGTAGACAGCCAGCGGGCTGCTCTGCGTTATGTGGATGGCGAGCTAGGACGACTGTTCGAAGCGCTGCGCAAACGGCAGCGTCCGGTCTTCTGTCTGGTCTTCTCCGATCATGGCACCGCCTATGGCGAAGATGGATATGAAGGTCACCGGCTCGCGCATGAAGTAGTATGGAATGTGCCCTATCGTGAATTTTTCCTGTAA